One genomic window of Cannabis sativa cultivar Pink pepper isolate KNU-18-1 chromosome 2, ASM2916894v1, whole genome shotgun sequence includes the following:
- the LOC115720863 gene encoding tRNA (carboxymethyluridine(34)-5-O)-methyltransferase isoform X3 encodes MRDIKVKGTSNLCTTSTTVSDGESHVAQSELIMDKETSSLGVKQTPEIEKKFVHRVYDAIAPHFSSTRYAKWPKVAAFLSSLASGSLILDAGCGNGKYLGLNPDCFFIGCDISYPLIKICADRGSEVLVADAVNLPYRTGFGDAAISIAVLHHLSTESRRKKAIEELVRVVKKGGLVLITVWAAEQEDRSLLAKWTPLNQKYVAEWIGPGSPRDRNSPSPFKLKSIPETEERNLGKVKDSKEITSRSEDDSVASDDASNINNQEYFIPWHLPYHRAEVGGASACAVENGFAKKDDKKGAVVYNRYYHVFSEGELERLVVGMENAVVVDRFFDKSNWCIVLQKTS; translated from the exons ATGAGAGATATCAAAGTAAAAGGAACTTCTAACCTGTGTACTACTTCTACTACTGTATCTGATGGAGAATCTCATGTAGCGCAATCTGAGTTAATCATGGACAAAGAGACATCATCCCTTGGTGTGAAACAAACTcctgaaattgaaaaaaagtttgTGCATCGTGTTTATGATGCCATAGCACCTCATTTTAGCTCCACACGGTATGCCAAGTGGCCAAAAGTTGCTGCCTTTTTGTCATCCTTGGCCTCTGGATCTCTTATCTTGGATGCTGGATGTGGTAATGGGAAGTACTTGGGATTGAATCCTGATTGTTTCTTTATAGGATGTGATATAAGCTATCCCCTCATTAAGATCTGTGCAGATAGAGGGAGTGAAGTTTTGGTAGCTGATGCTGTAAATCTTCCATACAGGACTGGTTTTGGTGATGCTGCAATCTCCATAGCTGTGTTACATCATCTAAGCACAGAGAGTAGGAGAAAGAAAGCAATTGAAGAACTTGTCCGAGTTGTGAAAAAGGGTGGTCTAGTTCTAATAACGGTTTGGGCTGCAGAGCAAGAGGATAGATCATTGCTTGCTAAATGGACTCCACTTAACCAAAAGTATGTGGCAGAGTGGATAGGTCCTGGCAGTCCTCGAGATCGCAATAGTCCTTCACCCTTCAAATTGAAAAGTATTCCTGAAACCGAGGAGAGGAATTTAGGAAAAGTAAAAGATTCCAAGGAAATAACTTCTCGAAGTGAAGATGATAGTGTAGCTTCTGATGATGCGAGCAATATCAATAATCAAGAATATTTTATCCCTTGGCACTTGCCTTATCATCGGGCCGAAGTTGGCGGCGCTTCTGCTTGTGCTGTCGAAAATGGCTTTGCAAAGAAAGATGATAAAAAGGGTGCTGTAGTATACAACCGATATTACCATGTCTTCAGCGAAGGCGAGCTTGAAAG ATTAGTAGTTGGCATGGAGAATGCTGTTGTTGTTGACCGATTTTTCGATAAATCGAACTGGTGCATCGTTCTTCAAAAGACATCATGA
- the LOC115720863 gene encoding tRNA (carboxymethyluridine(34)-5-O)-methyltransferase isoform X1, with translation MFFDFIRARASKNFYLPVDNICLPITKFGKVYYLGFSGTMRDIKVKGTSNLCTTSTTVSDGESHVAQSELIMDKETSSLGVKQTPEIEKKFVHRVYDAIAPHFSSTRYAKWPKVAAFLSSLASGSLILDAGCGNGKYLGLNPDCFFIGCDISYPLIKICADRGSEVLVADAVNLPYRTGFGDAAISIAVLHHLSTESRRKKAIEELVRVVKKGGLVLITVWAAEQEDRSLLAKWTPLNQKYVAEWIGPGSPRDRNSPSPFKLKSIPETEERNLGKVKDSKEITSRSEDDSVASDDASNINNQEYFIPWHLPYHRAEVGGASACAVENGFAKKDDKKGAVVYNRYYHVFSEGELERLVVGMENAVVVDRFFDKSNWCIVLQKTS, from the exons atgttctttgattttataAGAGCTAGAGCTAGTAAGAACTTTTATCTGCCTGTGGATAACATCTGCCTACCCATTACCAAATTTGGTAAAGTATATTACTTGGGATTTTCAGGTACCATGAGAGATATCAAAGTAAAAGGAACTTCTAACCTGTGTACTACTTCTACTACTGTATCTGATGGAGAATCTCATGTAGCGCAATCTGAGTTAATCATGGACAAAGAGACATCATCCCTTGGTGTGAAACAAACTcctgaaattgaaaaaaagtttgTGCATCGTGTTTATGATGCCATAGCACCTCATTTTAGCTCCACACGGTATGCCAAGTGGCCAAAAGTTGCTGCCTTTTTGTCATCCTTGGCCTCTGGATCTCTTATCTTGGATGCTGGATGTGGTAATGGGAAGTACTTGGGATTGAATCCTGATTGTTTCTTTATAGGATGTGATATAAGCTATCCCCTCATTAAGATCTGTGCAGATAGAGGGAGTGAAGTTTTGGTAGCTGATGCTGTAAATCTTCCATACAGGACTGGTTTTGGTGATGCTGCAATCTCCATAGCTGTGTTACATCATCTAAGCACAGAGAGTAGGAGAAAGAAAGCAATTGAAGAACTTGTCCGAGTTGTGAAAAAGGGTGGTCTAGTTCTAATAACGGTTTGGGCTGCAGAGCAAGAGGATAGATCATTGCTTGCTAAATGGACTCCACTTAACCAAAAGTATGTGGCAGAGTGGATAGGTCCTGGCAGTCCTCGAGATCGCAATAGTCCTTCACCCTTCAAATTGAAAAGTATTCCTGAAACCGAGGAGAGGAATTTAGGAAAAGTAAAAGATTCCAAGGAAATAACTTCTCGAAGTGAAGATGATAGTGTAGCTTCTGATGATGCGAGCAATATCAATAATCAAGAATATTTTATCCCTTGGCACTTGCCTTATCATCGGGCCGAAGTTGGCGGCGCTTCTGCTTGTGCTGTCGAAAATGGCTTTGCAAAGAAAGATGATAAAAAGGGTGCTGTAGTATACAACCGATATTACCATGTCTTCAGCGAAGGCGAGCTTGAAAG ATTAGTAGTTGGCATGGAGAATGCTGTTGTTGTTGACCGATTTTTCGATAAATCGAACTGGTGCATCGTTCTTCAAAAGACATCATGA
- the LOC115720863 gene encoding tRNA (carboxymethyluridine(34)-5-O)-methyltransferase isoform X2 yields MFFDFIRARASTMRDIKVKGTSNLCTTSTTVSDGESHVAQSELIMDKETSSLGVKQTPEIEKKFVHRVYDAIAPHFSSTRYAKWPKVAAFLSSLASGSLILDAGCGNGKYLGLNPDCFFIGCDISYPLIKICADRGSEVLVADAVNLPYRTGFGDAAISIAVLHHLSTESRRKKAIEELVRVVKKGGLVLITVWAAEQEDRSLLAKWTPLNQKYVAEWIGPGSPRDRNSPSPFKLKSIPETEERNLGKVKDSKEITSRSEDDSVASDDASNINNQEYFIPWHLPYHRAEVGGASACAVENGFAKKDDKKGAVVYNRYYHVFSEGELERLVVGMENAVVVDRFFDKSNWCIVLQKTS; encoded by the exons atgttctttgattttataAGAGCTAGAGCTA GTACCATGAGAGATATCAAAGTAAAAGGAACTTCTAACCTGTGTACTACTTCTACTACTGTATCTGATGGAGAATCTCATGTAGCGCAATCTGAGTTAATCATGGACAAAGAGACATCATCCCTTGGTGTGAAACAAACTcctgaaattgaaaaaaagtttgTGCATCGTGTTTATGATGCCATAGCACCTCATTTTAGCTCCACACGGTATGCCAAGTGGCCAAAAGTTGCTGCCTTTTTGTCATCCTTGGCCTCTGGATCTCTTATCTTGGATGCTGGATGTGGTAATGGGAAGTACTTGGGATTGAATCCTGATTGTTTCTTTATAGGATGTGATATAAGCTATCCCCTCATTAAGATCTGTGCAGATAGAGGGAGTGAAGTTTTGGTAGCTGATGCTGTAAATCTTCCATACAGGACTGGTTTTGGTGATGCTGCAATCTCCATAGCTGTGTTACATCATCTAAGCACAGAGAGTAGGAGAAAGAAAGCAATTGAAGAACTTGTCCGAGTTGTGAAAAAGGGTGGTCTAGTTCTAATAACGGTTTGGGCTGCAGAGCAAGAGGATAGATCATTGCTTGCTAAATGGACTCCACTTAACCAAAAGTATGTGGCAGAGTGGATAGGTCCTGGCAGTCCTCGAGATCGCAATAGTCCTTCACCCTTCAAATTGAAAAGTATTCCTGAAACCGAGGAGAGGAATTTAGGAAAAGTAAAAGATTCCAAGGAAATAACTTCTCGAAGTGAAGATGATAGTGTAGCTTCTGATGATGCGAGCAATATCAATAATCAAGAATATTTTATCCCTTGGCACTTGCCTTATCATCGGGCCGAAGTTGGCGGCGCTTCTGCTTGTGCTGTCGAAAATGGCTTTGCAAAGAAAGATGATAAAAAGGGTGCTGTAGTATACAACCGATATTACCATGTCTTCAGCGAAGGCGAGCTTGAAAG ATTAGTAGTTGGCATGGAGAATGCTGTTGTTGTTGACCGATTTTTCGATAAATCGAACTGGTGCATCGTTCTTCAAAAGACATCATGA